A genomic window from Ignavibacteria bacterium includes:
- a CDS encoding cupin domain-containing protein: MQNSDYYIKKLGLEKHPEGGWFKEVYRSSEEISGEHLPERFSGKRHHSTSIYFLLSSDTFSAFHRIKSDELWHFYEGSPVTIYMISSEGIYSEITLGRNIESGEVLQCVIPHGVWFGAKVSSADSFCLVGCTVAPGFHFDDFELAERDELLKLFPQYKEIIERLTGN; this comes from the coding sequence ATGCAAAATTCAGATTATTACATAAAAAAGCTTGGACTCGAAAAACACCCGGAAGGCGGGTGGTTTAAGGAAGTTTACAGATCATCAGAGGAAATATCGGGCGAACATCTGCCGGAAAGATTTTCGGGTAAAAGGCATCACTCAACTTCGATATACTTTTTGCTGAGCTCAGATACTTTTTCGGCATTCCACAGAATTAAAAGCGATGAGCTTTGGCATTTTTACGAAGGCTCACCCGTTACAATTTATATGATAAGCAGTGAAGGAATTTACAGCGAGATCACTTTGGGAAGAAATATTGAAAGCGGTGAAGTGCTTCAGTGTGTCATTCCGCACGGGGTGTGGTTTGGCGCAAAGGTAAGTTCTGCGGATTCATTCTGCCTGGTTGGCTGCACGGTCGCTCCGGGATTCCATTTTGATGATTTTGAATTAGCAGAACGTGATGAGCTTTTGAAATTGTTTCCCCAGTATAAGGAAATAATTGAACGATTAA
- a CDS encoding DoxX family protein, which translates to MITNFLNKYSDAGTLFLRIGIGFAFIFVHGWGKMFGGPELWTKLGGSMANLGITFAPTFWGFMAAAAEFGGGILILFGLFTRPAAAFMAFTMLVAFIQHTSKLDPWNRVIYPMEMFAVFMALLFIGAGKYSIDALISKKK; encoded by the coding sequence ATGATAACAAACTTTCTTAACAAGTACAGCGATGCAGGAACGCTTTTTTTGCGAATTGGTATCGGTTTTGCGTTTATTTTCGTTCACGGATGGGGTAAAATGTTCGGGGGACCCGAGCTTTGGACTAAGCTGGGTGGCTCGATGGCAAACCTCGGCATAACATTTGCGCCAACTTTCTGGGGATTTATGGCTGCTGCCGCAGAATTTGGCGGGGGAATTTTGATCCTGTTCGGTTTATTCACCAGACCCGCAGCTGCTTTTATGGCATTTACAATGCTTGTAGCTTTCATTCAGCATACTTCCAAGCTCGATCCATGGAACAGGGTAATTTATCCTATGGAAATGTTCGCAGTATTTATGGCTCTTCTTTTCATCGGTGCCGGTAAATACAGCATAGATGCACTTATATCAAAAAAGAAATAA
- a CDS encoding T9SS type A sorting domain-containing protein, with the protein MDYSIKNLKYLLSIVSIAVIVVYFSFSGTLNEFWSSLSKSEEQKYFETREENLEKRRKKNEERKNKNPYENYEKAYNKKIPSTEELNRIEKEVFSMPGEDITDMQPYDTWKSLGPNGMVIDIDKKYCGRVLDLGFEGAPTLLVGSASGGLWKLWGAGSIPAAISDDVSKLIIGAFATNPNDTNNILIGTGEPAVTVGDGMFRTTNGGITWLPVALPLQPNNFYRIKYRPGSNSVVHAATNGGYMRSDNGGISGSWNLLLSGIVTDVSVVSSSPDILYAAVYGDGLYRSNNNGDNFTRINTIPVSAGNWATASVSIAPSDPNYVYVSIANFNGRTTGFFRTTNGGNTWQDISWRNHLNEIVDIHWNQGNYNNCISVSPVNRDVVLLGGGSLLRTSNGGANWFEFSSADVHPDQQIIKWYNSQNVYIGNDGGINYSTDAGLTWYTILNDFPFTQFYGFDAAVFNNTIFMGGGTQDNGVVISTNNGANWNIVTGGDGYDCDIDKSNPSRMFCRFNGSFSKTTNWGVNWSPAGTGLNGSINISNIENDGTPNIAPYLYIGNGNKIFESTDMGSTWTQFTSQTFNTNVWRINAAKYLSSQTVIYSILWNGGNPNYDDMLWVYDNGSWYNRAAGLPLVPLRYVAQHPRNNNKAYALTENFQSNQKVFKTTNRGINWSNITGDLPNIPVMDLVPHPVNDNILFLASDYGMWKTSNGGSNWFRWTAGMPVGNKITELEYIDSVSNGKFYIMAASHGRGAWIRDGANDNFVGFNNNETPAKFSLSQNYPNPFNPATTIKFSLAWAENVNIKVYDITGKVVSELVNSRFKEGSHTVKFDGSNLASGVYFYRITTSRFSDVKKMILVK; encoded by the coding sequence ATGGATTACAGTATAAAAAACCTAAAATACTTACTATCAATTGTATCAATAGCGGTTATTGTAGTATATTTTTCATTTTCCGGAACTTTAAATGAATTTTGGAGCAGCTTATCAAAAAGCGAAGAACAAAAATATTTTGAAACAAGAGAAGAAAACCTTGAGAAACGCAGAAAGAAAAACGAAGAGAGAAAAAATAAAAATCCATATGAAAATTACGAGAAAGCATATAACAAAAAAATCCCATCAACGGAAGAGCTTAACAGAATAGAAAAAGAAGTATTTTCAATGCCCGGTGAAGACATTACAGATATGCAGCCTTATGATACATGGAAAAGCCTTGGTCCAAACGGAATGGTGATTGATATTGATAAAAAATACTGCGGCCGGGTGCTTGATCTTGGGTTTGAAGGAGCGCCTACTTTGCTGGTTGGTTCAGCCAGCGGAGGTTTATGGAAACTATGGGGAGCCGGAAGTATTCCGGCTGCAATATCAGATGATGTATCCAAGCTAATAATAGGAGCTTTTGCAACTAATCCAAATGATACAAATAACATTTTAATTGGAACAGGTGAACCAGCCGTAACCGTAGGAGACGGGATGTTCCGGACTACTAACGGTGGGATAACCTGGCTTCCGGTTGCTCTTCCATTGCAGCCTAATAATTTTTACAGAATTAAATACCGTCCCGGCTCTAACAGTGTGGTTCATGCCGCTACTAATGGAGGTTATATGCGCTCTGATAACGGAGGGATTTCCGGCTCGTGGAATCTGCTCCTCAGTGGAATTGTGACAGATGTCTCTGTTGTATCTTCAAGTCCGGATATATTATATGCCGCTGTATATGGAGATGGTTTATATAGATCAAACAATAACGGAGATAATTTTACCCGGATAAATACAATTCCGGTTTCTGCCGGTAACTGGGCTACAGCTTCAGTATCTATCGCACCTTCAGACCCTAATTATGTATATGTATCTATTGCAAACTTTAACGGAAGAACAACGGGTTTTTTCAGAACTACAAACGGGGGAAACACATGGCAGGATATTTCATGGAGAAATCATTTAAACGAAATTGTGGATATTCACTGGAACCAGGGCAATTATAACAACTGTATCTCAGTATCACCTGTTAACAGGGATGTGGTTCTGCTGGGCGGCGGGTCTTTGCTCAGAACTTCGAACGGCGGAGCAAACTGGTTTGAGTTCAGCAGCGCTGATGTGCATCCTGACCAGCAAATAATTAAATGGTACAACAGCCAAAATGTTTATATAGGCAATGACGGAGGAATCAACTATTCTACAGATGCCGGATTAACATGGTACACAATTCTTAATGATTTTCCTTTTACACAATTTTACGGGTTTGATGCCGCTGTATTTAACAATACAATTTTTATGGGAGGCGGTACGCAGGATAACGGAGTAGTTATTTCCACAAACAACGGAGCGAACTGGAATATTGTAACTGGTGGTGATGGGTATGATTGTGATATAGATAAAAGCAATCCAAGCAGAATGTTCTGCAGGTTTAACGGAAGTTTTTCCAAAACTACAAATTGGGGGGTTAACTGGTCACCCGCGGGTACAGGTTTAAACGGTTCAATAAATATTTCCAATATTGAAAATGACGGTACACCAAACATTGCTCCTTATTTATACATTGGAAACGGAAATAAAATTTTTGAATCAACCGATATGGGTTCAACCTGGACTCAATTTACTTCTCAAACCTTCAATACCAATGTGTGGCGCATTAATGCGGCTAAGTACTTAAGTTCACAGACAGTCATATATTCTATTCTTTGGAACGGGGGGAATCCAAATTACGATGATATGCTGTGGGTTTATGATAACGGCAGCTGGTATAACCGCGCTGCAGGATTACCTTTGGTACCATTAAGATATGTTGCACAGCATCCCAGAAATAACAATAAAGCTTATGCATTAACGGAAAACTTTCAAAGTAATCAGAAAGTTTTTAAAACTACTAACAGGGGCATAAACTGGTCCAATATTACCGGAGACTTGCCTAACATTCCGGTTATGGATCTAGTTCCGCACCCTGTAAACGATAATATTTTATTCCTGGCATCAGATTACGGAATGTGGAAAACATCAAACGGCGGTTCAAACTGGTTCAGGTGGACAGCGGGAATGCCTGTTGGCAACAAAATAACAGAACTGGAGTATATTGACAGTGTTTCTAACGGTAAATTCTATATAATGGCGGCTTCACACGGCAGAGGAGCATGGATAAGAGACGGAGCTAACGATAACTTTGTGGGATTTAATAACAATGAAACACCTGCTAAATTCAGCTTAAGCCAGAATTATCCCAACCCTTTTAATCCCGCGACAACAATAAAATTTTCACTTGCCTGGGCAGAAAATGTTAACATTAAAGTTTACGATATTACAGGTAAGGTTGTAAGTGAGCTTGTAAATTCCAGGTTTAAAGAAGGCAGCCATACGGTAAAATTTGACGGCTCTAATCTTGCATCAGGTGTATATTTCTACAGGATAACCACTTCGAGATTCAGTGACGTTAAAAAAATGATACTGGTAAAATAA
- the truA gene encoding tRNA pseudouridine(38-40) synthase TruA — MKFKIYLEYAGANYSGWQKQPGETKVKTVQGTLITAVQAVFKRNKGVNKFIDLQGSGRTDAGVHASEQVAHLECETMLAPEILKMKINDELPGDINILEIEKARPDFHARHSARSRQYLYVISKRRTAFEKRFVWWVKDKLSVKKMKEAAPLFTGMHDFKAFSDDTPGEKSTKCMVESLTITEDENKIYIRIKASHFLWKMVRRIVGTLAEVGRGKLSADEIFPLLNGKHAGKFKPAEYTAPPSGLFLEKIEY; from the coding sequence ATGAAATTCAAGATTTATCTCGAATACGCCGGGGCTAACTACTCAGGCTGGCAGAAACAGCCGGGAGAAACCAAGGTTAAAACCGTACAGGGCACGTTGATTACTGCTGTACAGGCTGTTTTTAAAAGAAACAAAGGCGTAAATAAATTTATCGACCTGCAGGGCTCAGGCAGGACCGATGCAGGCGTACACGCATCAGAGCAGGTTGCACATTTGGAATGCGAAACAATGCTTGCGCCCGAGATTCTGAAAATGAAGATCAATGATGAGCTGCCCGGTGATATTAATATCCTGGAAATTGAAAAAGCACGGCCTGATTTTCATGCCCGCCACAGCGCAAGATCAAGGCAGTATCTCTATGTTATATCTAAACGCCGGACGGCGTTTGAAAAACGCTTTGTGTGGTGGGTAAAGGATAAGCTAAGTGTTAAGAAAATGAAAGAAGCGGCACCTTTGTTCACGGGAATGCATGACTTCAAAGCGTTTTCTGATGATACTCCCGGCGAAAAATCAACCAAGTGTATGGTGGAATCCTTAACCATAACCGAAGACGAAAACAAAATTTATATCCGCATCAAAGCTTCACATTTCCTGTGGAAGATGGTACGCCGCATAGTCGGCACACTTGCTGAAGTTGGCAGGGGAAAGCTTTCCGCAGATGAAATATTCCCGCTGCTGAACGGAAAACACGCCGGCAAGTTTAAACCGGCTGAATATACAGCACCGCCTTCAGGCTTATTCCTAGAAAAGATAGAATATTAA
- a CDS encoding DJ-1/PfpI family protein, which produces MAIKFLFVMLPEMHLLDLAGPEQAIVESIDFGADFEIVHCGINEGINTYSGLNISVLKNYREIILNQGDFIFIPGSRVNYFLSDKFKKETEFFDWLNLQYSRKVNVCSICSGSFALAQAGLLDGKEATTHFKRTAQLAELFPLVKVRENILFTEQKGIYTSAGIASGIDLTLHIIEKLKGSYFAYKVARELVVYNRRNGEHAQKSILLEFRNHMHYGIHRAQDMVNESLDKGLAVADLADAANMSERNFTRIFKKETGITVGEYIRKIRVERINQLMKNPDISRLQIARKCGLKSERQLRRIINYS; this is translated from the coding sequence ATGGCAATAAAATTTTTATTTGTAATGCTCCCTGAAATGCATTTGCTTGACCTTGCGGGACCGGAACAGGCAATAGTAGAATCAATTGATTTTGGCGCTGATTTTGAAATAGTACACTGCGGGATCAATGAGGGAATAAATACTTACAGCGGATTAAATATCAGTGTATTGAAAAATTACAGGGAAATCATTTTAAATCAGGGTGATTTTATTTTTATTCCGGGTTCCAGAGTAAATTATTTTCTTTCAGATAAATTTAAAAAAGAAACGGAATTTTTTGACTGGTTAAATTTACAATACAGCAGAAAAGTAAACGTTTGCAGTATTTGTTCAGGATCATTCGCACTTGCACAGGCAGGTTTGCTTGATGGTAAAGAAGCTACTACACATTTTAAAAGAACGGCACAGCTTGCAGAACTTTTCCCCCTGGTTAAAGTTCGCGAAAATATTCTCTTCACAGAGCAAAAGGGAATATATACAAGCGCAGGTATTGCTTCGGGAATAGACCTGACCCTTCATATAATTGAAAAGCTGAAAGGAAGCTACTTTGCATACAAGGTTGCCCGCGAGCTAGTTGTATACAACAGGCGTAACGGGGAGCATGCCCAGAAAAGTATATTACTTGAGTTCAGGAACCATATGCATTATGGAATTCACCGCGCACAGGATATGGTAAACGAATCACTGGATAAAGGGCTGGCTGTTGCTGATCTTGCTGATGCGGCAAATATGAGCGAAAGGAATTTCACACGGATATTTAAAAAGGAAACAGGCATAACTGTTGGAGAGTATATAAGAAAAATCAGGGTTGAAAGAATAAATCAATTAATGAAAAATCCTGATATATCCAGGCTGCAGATAGCGCGCAAGTGCGGGCTGAAAAGCGAGCGGCAATTAAGAAGGATAATAAATTACAGCTGA
- a CDS encoding DinB family protein, producing the protein MKMKLSEINPMPEYFERYMNKCDDVDILTAIEISIKEVEQIPVDKWNSIGLKTYAPGKWTINDILQHLIDTERIFIYRALSIARGEKQPLPPFSENDYVTEANASVRGLETLISELLNLHRSLLDMYRSFTPDILLRKGKSFAGEYTAADIGFILPGHQRWHFDVIRERYMSLI; encoded by the coding sequence ATGAAAATGAAACTCTCTGAAATTAACCCAATGCCCGAATATTTTGAACGCTATATGAATAAATGTGATGATGTTGATATCCTGACAGCTATAGAAATATCCATAAAGGAAGTTGAACAAATTCCCGTTGATAAATGGAATTCAATAGGACTTAAAACTTATGCCCCGGGTAAATGGACGATCAATGATATTCTTCAGCATTTAATTGATACAGAAAGAATATTTATTTACAGAGCGCTTTCAATTGCGCGGGGCGAAAAACAACCGCTGCCGCCCTTTTCTGAAAATGACTATGTAACCGAAGCAAATGCTTCAGTTAGAGGTCTTGAAACATTGATCTCTGAATTATTAAATCTTCACAGGTCATTGCTGGATATGTACAGGTCATTTACACCGGATATTTTACTGCGTAAGGGAAAAAGCTTCGCTGGTGAATACACAGCTGCAGATATTGGTTTTATACTTCCCGGCCATCAGCGCTGGCATTTTGATGTGATAAGGGAAAGGTATATGAGCTTAATATGA
- a CDS encoding FecR domain-containing protein: MTGKILVFLLIFFASSKIFSFGGGHDSLLFDDSGTKISVPYSNECKVKVVQVSGLVIGSVKIMELLQACGEEVDTVYRTLNGEQLKVGFDIVENEEVKTGEDGFVKLELADGSVMIVGPNSSLMFTENLCKETKTVVKLINGSIWTKVKKLLGGGKFEISTENGGGGVRGTEFTYEVLNGKDIVKVYEGSFEVNPPKDMSELESSAKQMEQLQKDYEAGKMTTEEFTTKLLALSQLASQQAGEIKPTLVEAGYMVTLTNKIGMPEPIPPGETKWFEDARFK, translated from the coding sequence ATGACGGGAAAAATACTGGTTTTTCTGTTAATTTTTTTTGCTTCATCAAAGATCTTTTCATTTGGCGGCGGGCACGACTCACTGCTTTTTGATGATTCTGGTACAAAAATTTCAGTTCCATACAGCAATGAATGCAAGGTTAAAGTAGTCCAGGTATCGGGGCTGGTAATAGGTTCAGTTAAGATCATGGAATTGCTGCAGGCATGCGGCGAGGAGGTTGATACTGTTTATCGTACCCTAAACGGAGAGCAGCTGAAAGTTGGCTTTGATATAGTAGAAAATGAGGAAGTGAAAACAGGTGAAGACGGTTTTGTTAAGCTTGAACTTGCTGATGGTTCTGTAATGATTGTTGGACCGAACAGCTCGCTTATGTTCACAGAAAATCTGTGTAAAGAAACAAAAACGGTTGTAAAGCTTATCAACGGCAGTATTTGGACAAAAGTAAAAAAATTGCTAGGCGGCGGTAAGTTTGAAATATCAACAGAAAATGGCGGTGGTGGGGTAAGGGGAACTGAATTTACATATGAAGTTTTGAATGGAAAAGATATTGTAAAAGTTTATGAAGGTTCTTTTGAAGTAAATCCGCCAAAAGATATGAGCGAGCTGGAAAGCTCAGCGAAACAAATGGAACAGCTTCAAAAAGATTATGAAGCGGGAAAAATGACAACAGAAGAATTTACGACAAAGCTACTTGCTTTATCACAACTTGCAAGTCAGCAGGCCGGGGAAATAAAACCAACTCTTGTTGAAGCAGGTTATATGGTTACATTAACAAATAAAATCGGAATGCCGGAACCAATTCCTCCAGGGGAAACAAAATGGTTTGAAGATGCAAGATTTAAATAG
- a CDS encoding Ppx/GppA family phosphatase — protein MIKPRLAAIDIGTNSFHLVIVEVDTNTGKFNILGREKESVRLGSGSADMKYLGKEAMDRGIAALKKFTALADSAGAQVRAIATSAVREAKNQHEFIMRARLEAGIRIEVASGIEEARYIYLGILQSVPVFDKTILMIDIGGGSTEFLIGRGRDIYYDNSLKLGAIRLTERFFAGKKDTDSRSVKACREYIKGFMTTVTRESKHHKYDIAVGSSGTIMNLANIINIKRGGEAEARLNNFIFTRDELYGAVNDIIEAGTIKQRLKIPGLDPARADIITAGAILLEQIFKELKIKEMMISEYALREGIVLDTIEKEFLLKDKDHLSNIRYNSVMHLAENFRIEKEHSAHVTGLALKMFDLTKRLHKLGPAEREYLEAATILHEVGGFVSHSQHHRHSYYIIRNAEMLGFTENEKEIVANVARYHRKSHPKLKHPDFAKLTADEQLVIRKLAAILRIADGLDRSHTSSISNIDISHSEGRVTFSITGNAENIELEIWGAESKQKLFEEVFGVEVEFKSTL, from the coding sequence ATGATAAAGCCACGACTGGCGGCAATTGATATAGGAACAAATTCATTTCACCTTGTAATAGTTGAAGTGGATACCAATACCGGCAAGTTCAATATACTTGGGCGGGAAAAGGAAAGCGTACGGCTTGGTTCAGGCTCAGCGGACATGAAATACCTGGGCAAGGAAGCAATGGACCGCGGAATTGCAGCTCTTAAGAAATTTACCGCACTGGCTGATTCAGCCGGCGCGCAGGTGCGCGCCATTGCCACAAGTGCTGTAAGGGAAGCAAAAAACCAGCATGAGTTCATAATGCGCGCAAGACTTGAAGCCGGCATAAGAATTGAAGTTGCTTCAGGTATTGAAGAAGCGCGTTATATATATCTTGGCATACTGCAATCAGTACCCGTATTTGATAAAACCATTTTAATGATTGATATCGGCGGCGGCAGCACAGAGTTCTTAATTGGCAGGGGCAGGGATATTTATTATGATAACAGCTTAAAGCTTGGTGCTATCAGGCTGACAGAAAGGTTCTTTGCAGGAAAAAAAGATACCGATTCAAGATCAGTTAAAGCGTGCAGGGAGTATATTAAAGGATTTATGACTACTGTTACCCGAGAGAGTAAACATCATAAATATGATATTGCGGTGGGTTCATCGGGTACAATTATGAACCTTGCAAACATAATTAATATTAAGCGTGGCGGCGAAGCTGAGGCAAGGCTTAACAATTTTATATTTACCCGGGATGAGCTCTACGGAGCGGTTAATGATATCATCGAAGCGGGGACAATAAAACAACGGCTGAAGATACCGGGTTTAGACCCTGCAAGGGCGGATATTATAACCGCAGGAGCTATATTGCTTGAGCAGATATTCAAAGAGCTGAAGATAAAAGAAATGATGATATCAGAATATGCCCTGCGCGAAGGAATAGTGCTTGATACCATTGAAAAAGAATTTTTGCTGAAGGATAAAGATCACCTTAGCAACATCAGGTATAACAGTGTTATGCATCTTGCAGAAAATTTCAGGATAGAGAAAGAACATTCCGCCCATGTTACGGGGCTTGCCCTTAAGATGTTTGACCTCACAAAAAGGCTGCATAAGCTTGGACCCGCGGAGCGTGAATACCTTGAAGCTGCGACTATTCTGCATGAAGTGGGCGGGTTTGTATCACACTCCCAGCATCACAGGCATTCATATTACATTATCAGGAATGCGGAAATGCTTGGCTTTACTGAGAACGAGAAGGAAATTGTAGCTAATGTTGCAAGATACCACCGCAAGAGCCATCCTAAACTTAAGCACCCGGATTTTGCCAAGCTTACGGCTGATGAGCAGCTTGTGATAAGGAAGCTTGCAGCAATATTGCGTATTGCAGACGGACTGGACAGAAGCCATACATCATCTATAAGTAATATTGATATATCTCACAGTGAAGGCAGGGTAACATTCAGCATTACCGGTAACGCTGAAAATATTGAGCTTGAAATATGGGGTGCAGAAAGCAAACAGAAATTGTTTGAAGAAGTTTTTGGCGTAGAGGTTGAGTTTAAATCTACATTATGA
- a CDS encoding HEPN domain-containing protein, which produces MTDDLITKGLIKAIRDLKTAEQLLSISKNDLYTDTICFNSQQSVEKLLKCYLSSRSISYPRTHNLKFLHHLCIKDDPEFDFINVDGLSIYAVDTRYPESFYIPNITEAGQAVESARKIKDFVLKKLNKEESKLTLF; this is translated from the coding sequence ATGACTGATGATCTGATTACTAAAGGGCTAATTAAAGCTATCAGGGACCTCAAAACGGCGGAACAGCTATTGAGTATATCAAAAAATGATCTTTACACCGATACGATATGTTTTAATTCACAACAATCGGTTGAAAAACTCCTGAAATGTTATTTAAGCAGCAGAAGTATTTCTTACCCAAGAACTCATAATCTGAAATTCTTACATCATTTATGTATTAAAGACGATCCTGAATTTGATTTTATCAATGTCGATGGTTTATCTATTTACGCAGTAGATACACGTTATCCGGAATCATTTTATATTCCCAATATTACAGAAGCAGGACAAGCAGTAGAATCAGCACGCAAAATTAAAGATTTTGTATTGAAAAAGCTTAATAAAGAAGAAAGTAAGCTGACATTATTTTAA
- a CDS encoding nucleotidyltransferase domain-containing protein, translating to MKEKIRNIIENNLNGYTLEKIILFGSRARGDYDVNSDYDLYLVLKEKLSRNQKIELMDLLSGKLAEAEICSDILIGNEEILQQNSENSDSIIKFVAEEGQLI from the coding sequence ATGAAAGAAAAGATCAGAAATATTATAGAAAATAATCTGAACGGGTACACCCTTGAAAAGATAATATTGTTTGGCTCAAGAGCACGCGGTGACTATGATGTAAACAGTGACTATGATCTTTATTTGGTTTTAAAAGAGAAGCTTAGCAGAAACCAAAAAATTGAGCTGATGGACTTACTTTCCGGTAAACTGGCAGAAGCAGAAATATGCTCAGATATTTTAATTGGAAATGAAGAAATCCTGCAGCAGAATTCAGAAAATAGTGACAGCATTATAAAGTTTGTTGCTGAAGAAGGTCAGTTAATATGA
- a CDS encoding alpha/beta hydrolase, with translation MNTLKCFLLIISVFVTPLLYSQSEIDTSWNGAIDIMGTKIGIGVKFTTTGKTVQAVMDIPEQGAMGLELDKVSFSNPKVHFELPASNGTAVFDGLYYGDSIGGTFLQSGINGRFSLIRGGLDNGTTQVDTVPKTFNTEEITFFNDGNTFAGTITYPKGEGKYPAVVLITGSGAQNRDEDIYGFKIFKIIAEHLANKDIAVLRYDDRGVGGSKGKSVNESTTMDFAGDVAAAVELLKTKEYVNPMAIGLLGHSEGGIVAPIVAGKTNIAYMILMAGTGVKGIDIIKEQSKLIMKSENATEDEISGYIVMLNLIYETLVKDGNIKELEEQLEKNVSDSYDKMSPEEKSAIKNKDEYVKQTAKDAINQFSSKWMKFFLSYDPSYALEKTTIPVLMLFGGKDLQVPVGQNQKPMEDALKKAGNSNYTTLIYPDANHLFQEAGTGSPNEYPQLPKQFVPGFLDDITEWIKLQNQ, from the coding sequence ATGAATACTCTCAAATGTTTTCTGCTCATTATATCTGTATTTGTTACTCCACTATTATACTCACAATCCGAAATTGATACATCATGGAACGGTGCTATTGATATCATGGGCACTAAGATCGGTATCGGCGTTAAGTTCACAACAACGGGAAAAACAGTTCAGGCTGTGATGGATATACCGGAACAGGGCGCAATGGGTTTAGAGCTTGATAAAGTATCATTCAGCAACCCGAAGGTACATTTTGAGCTGCCTGCTTCAAACGGAACTGCCGTGTTTGACGGGCTGTATTACGGTGATTCAATAGGCGGCACATTTTTACAATCCGGCATTAACGGAAGGTTCAGCCTTATCAGGGGCGGACTTGATAACGGTACAACACAGGTTGATACTGTCCCAAAAACCTTCAATACAGAAGAGATAACTTTCTTCAATGACGGAAATACATTTGCAGGTACTATCACTTATCCAAAAGGTGAAGGCAAATACCCGGCAGTGGTGCTTATTACCGGCAGCGGAGCTCAGAACAGGGATGAGGATATTTACGGATTTAAGATATTTAAGATAATAGCCGAGCATCTTGCTAACAAAGATATTGCCGTTCTAAGGTATGATGACAGAGGTGTTGGCGGCTCAAAAGGCAAAAGCGTAAATGAATCAACCACCATGGATTTTGCCGGTGATGTTGCAGCAGCAGTGGAACTGCTGAAGACAAAAGAGTATGTAAATCCGATGGCTATAGGTCTGCTGGGACACAGTGAAGGCGGTATAGTAGCCCCGATTGTTGCGGGCAAAACAAATATTGCTTACATGATATTAATGGCAGGAACAGGTGTAAAAGGTATAGATATAATTAAGGAGCAATCGAAGCTAATAATGAAATCAGAAAATGCAACCGAAGATGAAATTTCAGGTTACATTGTAATGCTTAACCTTATATATGAAACACTTGTGAAAGACGGCAATATTAAAGAGCTTGAAGAACAGCTTGAAAAAAATGTGAGTGACAGCTATGATAAAATGTCACCTGAAGAAAAATCAGCTATAAAAAACAAAGATGAATATGTAAAGCAGACAGCCAAAGACGCCATAAATCAGTTCAGCAGTAAATGGATGAAATTTTTCCTGAGCTATGACCCTTCTTATGCGCTCGAAAAAACGACCATTCCGGTATTGATGCTATTTGGAGGCAAGGACCTGCAGGTGCCCGTAGGGCAGAACCAAAAGCCGATGGAAGACGCGCTGAAAAAAGCCGGTAACAGTAACTATACTACTCTTATTTATCCTGATGCGAATCATTTATTCCAGGAAGCGGGAACAGGGAGTCCGAATGAATACCCGCAATTACCTAAGCAGTTTGTCCCGGGTTTTTTGGATGATATAACAGAGTGGATAAAGCTGCAAAATCAGTGA